In Kogia breviceps isolate mKogBre1 chromosome 19, mKogBre1 haplotype 1, whole genome shotgun sequence, a single genomic region encodes these proteins:
- the TOB1 gene encoding protein Tob1: protein MQLEIQVALNFIISYLYNKLPRRRVNIFGEELERLLKKKYEGHWYPEKPYKGSGFRCIHVGEKVDPVIEQASKESGLDIDDVRGNLPQDLSVWIDPFEVSYQIGEKGPVKVLYVDDNNENGCELDKEIKNSFNPEAQVFMPISDPASSVSSSPSPPFGHSAAVSPTFMPRSTQPLTFTTATFAATKFGSTKMKNSGRSNKVARTSPINLGLNVNDLLKQKAISSSVHSLYGLGLGSQQKPRQQQQPSQPPPSPPPPPQQQQQQKTSALSPNAKEFIFPNMQGQGSSTNGMFPGDSPLNLSPLQYSNAFDVFAAYGGLNEKSFVDGLNFSLNNMQYSNQQFQPVMAN from the coding sequence ATGCAGCTTGAAATCCAAGTAGcactaaattttattatttcatatctGTACAATAAGCTTCCCAGGAGACGTGTCAACATTTTTGGTGAAGAGCTTGAAAGACTTCTTAAGAAGAAATATGAAGGGCACTGGTATCCTGAAAAGCCATACAAAGGATCAGGGTTTAGATGTATACACGTAGGGGAGAAAGTGGACCCAGTGATTGAACAAGCATCCAAAGAGAGTGGTTTGGACATTGATGATGTTCGTGGCAATCTGCCGCAGGATCTTAGTGTTTGGATCGACCCATTTGAGGTTTCCTACCAAATTGGTGAAAAGGGACCAGTGAAGGTGCTTTATGTGgatgataataatgaaaatggaTGTGAGTTGGATAAGGAGATCAAAAACAGCTTTAACCCAGAGGCCCAGGTTTTTATGCCCATAAGTGACCCAGCCTCATCAGTGTCCAGCTCTCCATCTCCTCCCTTTGGTCACTCTGCTGCTGTAAGCCCTACCTTCATGCCCCGGTCCACTCAGCCTTTAACCTTTACCACTGCCACTTTTGCTGCCACCAAGTTCGGCTCTACCAAAATGAAGAATAGTGGCCGAAGCAACAAGGTTGCACGCACTTCTCCTATCAACCTCGGCCTGAATGTGAATGACCTCTTAAAACAGAAAGCCATCTCTTCCTCAGTGCACTCTCTGTATGGGCTTGGCCTGGGCAGCCAGCAGAAGCCACGGCAACAGCAACAGCCATCCCAGCCACCgccgtcaccaccaccaccaccgcagcagcagcaacagcagaaaACCTCCGCTCTTTCTCCTAACGCCaaggaatttatttttcctaatatgcAGGGTCAAGGCAGTAGTACCAATGGAATGTTCCCAGGTGACAGCCCCCTTAACCTCAGTCCTCTCCAGTACAGTAATGCCTTTGATGTGTTTGCGGCCTATGGAGGCCTCAACGAGAAGTCTTTTGTAGATGGCTTGAATTTTAGCTTGAATAACATGCAGTATTCTAACCAGCAATTCCAGCCTGTTATGGctaactaa